The proteins below come from a single Drosophila suzukii chromosome X, CBGP_Dsuzu_IsoJpt1.0, whole genome shotgun sequence genomic window:
- the Ctr1A gene encoding high affinity copper uptake protein 1 isoform X1 — protein sequence MDHATHHDHAGMHHDHNAMADAVGATASSSDAGSMFDMVPDMNDIHAAHAGHAGHAGHNHGGGSGTGMEHMMPMAFHFGYNETILFSWWHIETVAGLVGSMIAIFLMALMYEGLKYYREYLFWKTYNLLEYRPVTGPQRNPEAPRIPSPAAAAPSPVQYVGEVVHKQPPSMLSVNHLLQTLLHVLQVTLSFLLMLIFMTYNVWLCLMVVLGAAVGYFLFCWKKSVIVDVTEHCH from the exons ATGGACCACGCCACACATCATGACCACGCGGGCATGCATCACGATCACAACGCAATGGCAGATGCAGTGGGAGCCACCGCCTCGTCCTCCGATGCTGGGTCCATGTTTGACATGGTGCCCGACATGAACGACATACATGCAGCCCACGCCGGTCACGCTGGACACGCAGGTCACAACCATGGCGGTGGTTCTGGCACGGGAATGGAGCACATGATGCCCATGGCG TTCCACTTCGGATACAACGAGACGATCCTCTTCTCCTGGTGGCACATCGAAACGGTGGCCGGTCTGGTTGGCTCCATGATCGCCATCTTCCTGATGGCCCTGATGTACGAGGGCCTGAAGTACTACCGGGAGTATCTCTTCTGGAAGACGTACAATCTGCTGGAGTATCGTCCGGTTACGGGGCCCCAAAGGAATCCGGAGGCGCCACGGATTCCCTCGCCGGCGGCGGCAGCTCCCTCGCCCGTGCA ATACGTGGGCGAAGTTGTGCACAAGCAACC ACCTTCGATGCTGTCGGTTAATCACCTGCTCCAGACGCTGCTGCACGTGCTCCAGGTGACCCTGTCCTTCCTGCTCATGCTGATCTTCATGACCTACAACGTGTGGCTCTGCCTGATGGTCGTCCTGGGCGCCGCCGTTGGGTACTTCCTGTTCTGCTGGAAGAAGTCGGTCATCGTGGACGTCACCGAGCACTGTCACTAA
- the Ctr1A gene encoding high affinity copper uptake protein 1 isoform X2 encodes MDHATHHDHAGMHHDHNAMADAVGATASSSDAGSMFDMVPDMNDIHAAHAGHAGHAGHNHGGGSGTGMEHMMPMAFHFGYNETILFSWWHIETVAGLVGSMIAIFLMALMYEGLKYYREYLFWKTYNLLEYRPVTGPQRNPEAPRIPSPAAAAPSPVQPSMLSVNHLLQTLLHVLQVTLSFLLMLIFMTYNVWLCLMVVLGAAVGYFLFCWKKSVIVDVTEHCH; translated from the exons ATGGACCACGCCACACATCATGACCACGCGGGCATGCATCACGATCACAACGCAATGGCAGATGCAGTGGGAGCCACCGCCTCGTCCTCCGATGCTGGGTCCATGTTTGACATGGTGCCCGACATGAACGACATACATGCAGCCCACGCCGGTCACGCTGGACACGCAGGTCACAACCATGGCGGTGGTTCTGGCACGGGAATGGAGCACATGATGCCCATGGCG TTCCACTTCGGATACAACGAGACGATCCTCTTCTCCTGGTGGCACATCGAAACGGTGGCCGGTCTGGTTGGCTCCATGATCGCCATCTTCCTGATGGCCCTGATGTACGAGGGCCTGAAGTACTACCGGGAGTATCTCTTCTGGAAGACGTACAATCTGCTGGAGTATCGTCCGGTTACGGGGCCCCAAAGGAATCCGGAGGCGCCACGGATTCCCTCGCCGGCGGCGGCAGCTCCCTCGCCCGTGCA ACCTTCGATGCTGTCGGTTAATCACCTGCTCCAGACGCTGCTGCACGTGCTCCAGGTGACCCTGTCCTTCCTGCTCATGCTGATCTTCATGACCTACAACGTGTGGCTCTGCCTGATGGTCGTCCTGGGCGCCGCCGTTGGGTACTTCCTGTTCTGCTGGAAGAAGTCGGTCATCGTGGACGTCACCGAGCACTGTCACTAA
- the LOC108015206 gene encoding zinc finger protein 593 homolog produces MGMVTKRKKMHYGDTHLQRRWRVRNRRRDLDQIDDDLRTRSGELMNQNVDLDKPGFAQFYCVHCAKYFIDDTAMQAHFRTKVHKRRLKALEIEPYSIEEAERAAGRGSFVKPKKRAMETQPSKDDVVAGKRIRVEEVPEDTAATDSPSTSKTKRKKAEKMET; encoded by the coding sequence ATGGGAATGGTAACGAAGCGCAAGAAGATGCACTATGGCGATACCCACCTGCAGAGGCGGTGGCGTGTGCGGAATCGCCGTCGTGATCTCGACCAGATCGACGATGACCTGCGCACCCGCAGCGGGGAGCTCATGAATCAGAACGTGGACCTCGACAAGCCGGGATTCGCCCAGTTCTACTGTGTCCACTGTGCCAAGTACTTCATCGACGACACCGCCATGCAGGCCCACTTCCGCACCAAGGTGCACAAGCGGCGGCTCAAGGCGCTGGAGATCGAGCCCTACAGCATCGAGGAGGCGGAACGCGCCGCTGGACGCGGCAGCTTTGTGAAGCCCAAGAAGAGGGCCATGGAAACGCAGCCGTCCAAGGATGATGTGGTCGCCGGCAAGAGGATCCGGGTGGAGGAGGTGCCAGAGGACACAGCAGCCACCGACTCGCCCTCCACGTCCAAGACGAAGCGCAAGAAAGCTGAGAAAATGGAGACATAA